A single genomic interval of Theropithecus gelada isolate Dixy chromosome 16, Tgel_1.0, whole genome shotgun sequence harbors:
- the TEFM gene encoding transcription elongation factor, mitochondrial, with protein MSGTTLFMAGERWRCFLAPSRSSLLRVLHNFCCRKKSTTPKKITPNVTFCDENAKEPENALDKLFSSEQQASILHVLNTASTKELEAFRLLRGRRSINIVKHRENFGLFQNLESLMNVPLFKYKSTVQVCNSILCPKTGGEKRKLPEKRFLRKLLKPDIERERLKAVNSIISIVFGTRRIAWAHLDRKLTVLDWQQSDRWSLMKGTSYSSSVYLEEISSIISKMPKADFYVLEKTGLSIQNSSLFPILLHFHIMEAMLYALLNKTFAQEGQHQVLSMNRNAVGKHFELMIGDSRTSGKELVKQFLFDSVLKANPRVFFPSDKIVRYRQMFLSTELQRVEELYDSLLQAVAFYELAVFDSEP; from the exons ATGAGCGGCACTACCCTCTTCATGGCGGGAG AGAGGTGGAGATGCTTTCTGGCCCCGTCGAGGTCATCCCTGTTACGGGTCTTACATAATTTCTGCTGTCGGAAAAAATCCACTACACCTAAGAAAATTACTCCCAATGTTACTTTTTGTGATGAAAATGCAAAGGAGCCTGAAAATGCACTTGACAAGCTCTTCTCTTCAGAACAGCAGGCTTCCATCTTGCATGTGTTGAATACAGCATCTACTAAAGAACTTGAAGCTTTCAGATTGCTTCGTGGAAGAAGGTCCATCAATATCGTAAAGCACAGAGAAAACTTTGGGCTATTTCAGAATTTAGAGAGTTTAATGAATGTGCCCTTGTTTAAGTATAAAAGTACAGTTCAAGTTTGTAACTCCATACTTTGTCCAAAGactggaggggaaaaaagaaagttaccGGAAAAACGGTTCCTGAGAAAGCTCCTCAAACCAGacatagaaagagaaagacttAAG gcAGTTAATAGTATCATATCTATTGTTTTTGGTACTCGAAGAATTGCCTGGGCTCACCTCGATCGTAAATTGACAGTGCTGGACTGGCAGCAAAGTGACCGTTGGAGTTTAATGAAGGGAACATCATACTCATCATCAGTCTACTTAGAAGAG ATTTCCTCGATCATTTCAAAGATGCCTAAAGCAGATTTCTATGTTCTGGAAAAAACAGGACTTTCCATTCAAAACTCATCTCTGTTTCCAATACTGCTACATTTTCATATCATGGAAGCCATGCTGTATGCCTTATTGAATAAAACTTTTGCCCAGGAAGGGCAGCATCAGGTGCTGAGCATGAATCGAAACGCAGTGGGGAAGCATTTTGAACTGATGATTGGTGACTCCCGGACTAGTGGAAAAGAGCTCGTGAAGCAGTTTCTCTTTGATTCTGTACTGAAGGCGAATCCTCGGGTGTTCTTCCCATCAGATAAAATAGTCCGCTATAGACAGATGTTTTTATCTACTGAACTACAAAGAGTAGAAGAGCTTTATGATTCATTATTACAAGCTGTTGCCTTCTATGAATTAGCAGTGTTTGACTCTGAGCCCTAG